From a single Aminobacterium mobile DSM 12262 genomic region:
- the rpoB gene encoding DNA-directed RNA polymerase subunit beta yields the protein MAEFVPVGRMRQRLTFGRARDLVEIPDMIEVQRNSYDWFYQRDCDPDSRKLQGLEELLNEVFPIESYDGAFALEFIHYFIDDPSGDEEEARQRDLTWSQPIRATIRLVNRKTKEIKEEEIFLGDFPIMTKRGTFIINGTERVVVNQLARSAGVYFHKEEQIPGQESYSAKIIPDRGAWLEFNLSPGDVLSVNIDNRKKLPATILLKAFGVSNNQEILDMFGAEAEEIDLTEEETKGRLVAETVLDGDGNEIVAKNSRLTKEHVEKLWDLGRTKIHVWAVDPAIAATLERDSTSNSDEAVLEMFRRLRPNEPARVENAREYVYSLFFDTRRYNLGRVGRYKMNRRLDLNIPEDNRLLTLEDLRKIIQGVIDLRNPEVSDDDIDHLGNRRVRSVGELLQNQIRIGLLRMERIAKERMTTIPDLEAAMARDLINVRPIAAAIREFFGSGQLSQFMDQTNPLAEVTHRRRLSALGPGGLSRERAGFEARDVHHTHYGRVCPIETPEGPNIGLVTSLATYARVNEYGFLMTPRRKVVDGKVMNEIVYLSADEEDDMYIGRANTFIDEDGYLEKECHTRYRGDIELVPREMVDYLDVSPKQIVSVSTALIPFLEHDDANRALMGSNMQRQAVPLIQPEAPVVGTGMEHRIAKDSGSCVVTDVDGEVVYVDADKVEIRTKKGLQVYPLVKFRRSNQGTIIHQRPSVYKGEMVKKGDIIADGQSVDNGELALGRNVLVAFLPWEGYNYEDAILLSERLVKEDFYTSIHIEEYEIEARDTKLGPEEITRDIPNVGEDMLKNLDEYGIVRVGAEVNAGDILVGKVTPKGESDQSPEEKLLRAIFGEKAREVRDTSLKVPHGARGKIVAVKRMTRENNPDALSPGVSEVVKIYVAQLRKITVGDKMAGRHGNKGVVSKVLPIEDMPYLPDGTPCDIVLNPLGVPSRMNLGQVLETIMGFVAVHNGWQVATPVFEGAQEDEIFEQLEKLSKEKYPDLTSDGMITLYDGRTGEPMEKKVTVGYMYMLKLIHLVDDKIHARSIGPYSLITQQPLGGKAQFGGQRFGEMEVWALEGYGAAHILQEMLTVKSDDIRGRLKTYEKIVKGQNLARPGVPESFRVLVKELQGLVLDVEIKYSDGTIGELVMDEEDEEGASRRSVVAAPEVKEKAVEKPVEEENVVEEEQKEIENAEEQVIENMLFEGVFEDRNDDPEGAEE from the coding sequence ATGGCCGAGTTTGTTCCCGTGGGCAGAATGCGGCAGAGGTTGACTTTCGGTCGTGCCAGGGATCTTGTAGAGATACCTGACATGATAGAAGTCCAACGCAATTCTTATGACTGGTTTTACCAGAGGGATTGTGATCCGGACTCCAGAAAGTTACAAGGACTGGAAGAACTTTTGAACGAAGTTTTTCCTATTGAGAGTTATGACGGGGCTTTCGCTCTCGAGTTTATTCATTATTTCATTGATGACCCTTCGGGAGATGAGGAAGAAGCTCGTCAAAGAGACCTCACGTGGTCCCAGCCCATACGTGCTACTATTCGCTTAGTTAATAGGAAAACCAAGGAGATTAAAGAAGAAGAAATATTCCTTGGTGATTTCCCTATTATGACGAAACGTGGCACCTTTATCATTAATGGGACGGAGCGAGTGGTGGTTAATCAACTTGCACGTTCAGCTGGTGTTTATTTTCATAAGGAAGAGCAGATTCCTGGGCAGGAATCCTATTCAGCGAAGATTATTCCTGATAGAGGAGCATGGCTTGAGTTTAATCTCAGCCCAGGAGATGTGCTGTCTGTCAATATTGATAACAGGAAAAAACTTCCTGCTACTATTTTATTGAAAGCTTTTGGTGTTTCAAACAATCAGGAAATTCTCGATATGTTTGGCGCCGAAGCTGAAGAGATTGACCTGACAGAAGAGGAAACGAAAGGTCGTCTTGTGGCAGAAACTGTTCTTGATGGCGATGGAAATGAGATAGTGGCAAAGAATAGCCGGCTCACCAAAGAGCATGTGGAAAAACTTTGGGATCTTGGCCGCACCAAGATACATGTTTGGGCGGTGGATCCGGCTATTGCTGCAACGTTGGAGCGAGATAGCACGTCCAATAGTGATGAGGCTGTGTTAGAAATGTTCCGTCGTCTTCGACCCAACGAACCTGCACGAGTGGAAAATGCCAGAGAATATGTCTACAGTCTTTTCTTCGATACAAGACGTTATAACTTGGGGAGAGTGGGCCGGTATAAGATGAATAGACGGCTTGACCTTAATATCCCCGAAGATAATCGTCTTTTAACCTTGGAAGATTTGCGTAAAATTATTCAAGGGGTAATCGACCTTCGAAACCCGGAAGTTAGTGATGATGATATTGACCATCTTGGCAACCGCCGAGTCCGTTCAGTGGGAGAATTGCTTCAGAACCAGATTCGTATCGGTTTGCTTCGCATGGAAAGAATAGCTAAAGAGAGGATGACGACTATTCCAGATCTCGAAGCGGCCATGGCTCGAGACCTTATCAACGTTCGTCCTATTGCTGCGGCAATTCGAGAATTTTTTGGTTCTGGCCAGCTTTCTCAATTTATGGATCAGACCAACCCCTTGGCAGAGGTCACCCATCGTCGTCGTCTTTCAGCTCTTGGACCGGGTGGTTTGAGCAGAGAGCGAGCCGGGTTTGAGGCTCGTGACGTTCATCATACTCACTATGGACGAGTATGTCCTATCGAAACTCCGGAAGGGCCTAATATCGGTCTTGTTACGTCACTTGCAACCTATGCACGTGTAAATGAATACGGCTTCCTCATGACGCCACGCAGAAAAGTAGTGGATGGGAAGGTCATGAATGAGATTGTCTATCTTTCTGCTGATGAAGAAGACGACATGTATATCGGGCGAGCTAATACTTTTATTGATGAGGATGGTTATCTTGAAAAAGAATGCCACACTCGCTATAGAGGTGACATAGAGCTCGTCCCCAGAGAAATGGTAGATTACCTAGATGTGTCTCCCAAGCAGATAGTGTCGGTTTCAACAGCTTTGATACCTTTTCTGGAGCATGATGACGCAAATAGAGCTTTGATGGGATCGAACATGCAACGTCAGGCTGTTCCTTTAATTCAGCCTGAAGCTCCAGTAGTAGGTACTGGAATGGAGCATCGTATTGCTAAAGATTCTGGCTCTTGTGTCGTTACTGATGTAGATGGCGAAGTTGTGTATGTCGATGCAGATAAAGTTGAGATACGGACGAAAAAAGGGCTTCAGGTCTACCCTCTTGTGAAGTTCCGCCGTTCGAATCAGGGCACAATTATTCATCAGCGTCCTTCTGTTTACAAAGGCGAAATGGTTAAGAAGGGCGATATTATAGCTGATGGGCAATCGGTAGATAATGGAGAGCTAGCTTTAGGGCGGAATGTTCTCGTAGCGTTCCTTCCATGGGAAGGATATAACTATGAGGATGCTATTCTTTTAAGTGAGCGCTTGGTAAAAGAAGACTTTTATACGTCTATCCATATAGAAGAATATGAAATTGAGGCCCGGGATACTAAATTAGGGCCTGAAGAGATCACTCGCGACATTCCTAACGTAGGCGAAGATATGTTGAAGAACCTTGACGAATACGGCATTGTGCGGGTGGGAGCTGAGGTCAACGCTGGAGATATACTAGTAGGTAAGGTTACGCCTAAGGGTGAATCAGACCAGTCCCCAGAAGAGAAACTGTTGAGGGCTATTTTTGGGGAGAAAGCACGTGAAGTACGCGATACTTCGCTAAAAGTTCCTCATGGAGCGAGAGGGAAAATTGTTGCTGTCAAGCGCATGACTCGAGAAAATAACCCAGATGCTTTAAGCCCTGGCGTGAGTGAAGTTGTCAAAATATATGTTGCACAGCTTAGAAAGATTACCGTGGGAGATAAAATGGCTGGTCGCCACGGCAACAAGGGCGTGGTTTCAAAGGTCCTGCCTATAGAAGATATGCCATATCTTCCCGATGGTACTCCTTGCGATATTGTGCTGAACCCTTTAGGTGTTCCTAGCCGAATGAACCTTGGTCAGGTTCTAGAAACTATCATGGGGTTTGTTGCAGTACATAATGGCTGGCAGGTAGCTACACCTGTCTTTGAGGGCGCTCAGGAAGATGAAATCTTTGAGCAGTTGGAAAAACTGAGCAAAGAGAAATATCCTGATCTTACGTCAGACGGAATGATTACCTTGTACGATGGCCGTACGGGAGAACCCATGGAGAAGAAGGTCACCGTAGGGTACATGTATATGCTTAAATTGATTCACCTCGTAGATGATAAGATTCATGCCCGTTCTATAGGGCCTTACAGTTTAATTACACAGCAGCCTCTTGGAGGGAAGGCCCAGTTCGGTGGGCAGCGTTTCGGAGAAATGGAGGTTTGGGCTCTTGAAGGATACGGAGCAGCCCATATCTTACAAGAAATGCTTACTGTGAAATCAGACGACATCAGAGGTCGCTTGAAAACCTATGAAAAAATAGTTAAGGGGCAAAATCTAGCAAGGCCGGGAGTCCCTGAAAGCTTCCGAGTACTTGTAAAAGAGTTGCAAGGACTCGTTCTTGATGTGG